Proteins encoded by one window of Phenylobacterium soli:
- a CDS encoding rhodanese-like domain-containing protein: MFGKTKTKDLTPHEVDALLKKGEIVLIDVREPAEFAAGRIHGALNFPLSTFDPKALPLPDAAKKVVLQCGSGKRSANAIEMCRRAGVDVDSHLGGGIMAWRAAGLPTTVFDPTSGAVRDAG; encoded by the coding sequence ATGTTCGGAAAAACCAAGACCAAGGACCTCACGCCCCACGAGGTCGACGCCCTGCTCAAGAAGGGCGAGATCGTGCTGATCGACGTCCGCGAGCCGGCCGAGTTCGCCGCGGGCCGCATCCACGGGGCGCTGAACTTCCCGCTCAGCACCTTCGATCCCAAGGCCCTCCCCCTGCCCGACGCGGCCAAGAAGGTCGTGCTCCAGTGCGGCTCGGGCAAGCGATCGGCCAACGCCATCGAAATGTGCCGCCGGGCCGGCGTCGACGTCGACAGTCACCTGGGCGGCGGCATCATGGCCTGGCGGGCCGCGGGCCTGCCGACCACAGTGTTCGACCCGACCAGCGGCGCCGTGCGCGACGCCGGCTGA
- a CDS encoding efflux RND transporter periplasmic adaptor subunit produces MRLQPIIGAGIALGLGLALSACGGKTEAPPVVAAAATGERLTLQPAVIPDWKPVAAVVTTRRMGEARARIGGTLMRLNVREGDQVREGQVLALVADQRLNLESRGYAAQAAAAQAEAVRAQADYARVKTLYEKGIYAKARLDQAEASNKAALGSFEAARAQAAASAELNAQGAILAPASGRVLKADVPAGAVVSPGQTVVTVTAGEPLLRLEAPEAQARTLHVGDRVRLDGRDLPGPTAEGVIVQVYPAITAGRVTADIAVPGLAADRVGQSVRVMVKVGERSAIVIPSRFVANRYGIDYVRVLDRQGHASDVAVQLAPGPDAGRVEVLSGVGGGDVILAPKG; encoded by the coding sequence ATGCGCCTTCAGCCCATCATCGGGGCGGGGATCGCCCTCGGCCTCGGCCTTGCCCTCTCCGCCTGCGGCGGCAAGACCGAGGCGCCGCCCGTCGTCGCCGCGGCGGCCACCGGCGAGCGCCTGACGCTGCAGCCGGCCGTCATCCCCGACTGGAAGCCGGTGGCGGCGGTGGTCACCACCCGCCGCATGGGCGAGGCCCGCGCGCGCATCGGCGGCACCCTGATGCGGCTGAACGTCCGCGAGGGCGATCAGGTGCGCGAGGGCCAGGTGCTGGCGCTCGTGGCCGACCAGCGTCTCAACCTGGAAAGCCGCGGCTACGCCGCCCAGGCGGCCGCCGCCCAGGCGGAGGCGGTACGCGCCCAGGCCGACTACGCGCGCGTCAAGACGCTCTACGAGAAGGGCATCTATGCGAAGGCCCGGCTCGACCAGGCCGAGGCCTCCAACAAGGCCGCGCTGGGATCCTTCGAGGCGGCCCGCGCCCAGGCCGCGGCGAGCGCCGAGCTCAACGCCCAGGGCGCGATCCTGGCCCCCGCCTCCGGGCGGGTGCTGAAGGCCGACGTGCCGGCCGGCGCGGTGGTCAGCCCCGGCCAGACGGTGGTCACCGTCACCGCCGGCGAGCCGCTGCTGCGCCTGGAAGCCCCCGAGGCCCAGGCCAGAACCCTGCACGTGGGCGACAGGGTCCGGCTTGACGGCCGCGACCTGCCCGGCCCCACGGCCGAAGGGGTCATCGTCCAGGTCTATCCGGCGATCACCGCCGGCCGCGTCACCGCAGACATCGCAGTCCCCGGCCTCGCCGCCGACCGCGTCGGCCAGAGCGTGCGGGTCATGGTCAAGGTCGGCGAGCGGTCCGCCATCGTCATCCCGAGCCGCTTCGTCGCCAACCGCTACGGCATCGACTACGTGCGGGTGCTCGACCGCCAGGGCCACGCCTCGGACGTGGCCGTCCAGCTCGCCCCCGGCCCCGACGCCGGCCGCGTCGAGGTGCTGTCGGGCGTCGGCGGCGGCGACGTGATCCTCGCACCCAAGGGCTGA
- the ppsA gene encoding phosphoenolpyruvate synthase has product MADDIRPFETLGLSDVPLVGGKTASLGELYRLLEGAEVGVPRGFAITANAYREALTQANAWEPLHRLLDDLDVDDVEELSVRAAKARDIVYRATGGEALRREILAAFHELKRICGGALSVAVRSSATAEDLPTASFAGQHESYLHIRDDAGLIEACRRCFASIFTDRAIVYRANNGFDHFKVYLSVAVMQMVRSDDAASGVIFTLDTESGFRDVVFVTGAYGLGESIVQGKVDPDEFYVHKPTFRQGYRKVLKRSLGSKETKLAWREERRGAAIQTVKIAKAEQAEFCLADEEVLKLADVAIRIEDHYSKRGGHPMPMDIEWAKDDVSGQLFIVQARPETVASQRGAEIETYRLTGKGEVLVAGKAVGERVAAGAVRVIRNARDLEAFQTGEVLVASSTSPDWEPVMKRAAGIVTDRGGRTCHAAIVARELGVPAVVGTGDATEKLARGGRVTVSCAEGDQGHVYRGDVPFEVERLSARDLVQPQTHVMLNLAHPDLAFRSALLPSAGVGLARLEFIIGEQIAMHPMAAAHPDQVISPRDRTTIAKLAAGYDTPREYFIDQLTQGAGVIAAAFYPRPVIVRLSDFKTNEYARLLGGAGFEPHEENPMLGFRGAARYAHPMYADGFALECEALRRVRADLGLTNLKVMVPFCRRVDEAERVLAAMAANGLVRGEAGLEVYVMCEIPNNVIQIDAFAKLFDGFSIGSNDLTQLTLGVDRDSEVVAFDFDERDPGVLEMLRLAVAGAKRNGRHVGICGEAPATYPEIAAFLTQIGIESMSVNPQSLPKTLAVVREAEAKAQAA; this is encoded by the coding sequence TGGGCGGCAAGACGGCCTCCCTGGGAGAGCTCTACCGGCTGCTCGAGGGCGCCGAGGTCGGGGTGCCGCGCGGATTTGCGATCACCGCCAACGCCTATCGCGAGGCGCTCACCCAGGCGAACGCCTGGGAGCCGCTGCACCGCCTCCTGGACGACCTCGACGTCGACGACGTGGAGGAGCTGTCCGTCCGGGCCGCCAAGGCGCGCGACATCGTCTACCGGGCCACGGGCGGCGAGGCGCTGCGCCGGGAGATCCTCGCGGCCTTCCACGAGCTGAAGCGGATCTGCGGCGGTGCGCTCAGCGTCGCCGTGCGCTCGTCGGCGACGGCGGAGGACCTGCCGACCGCCAGCTTCGCCGGCCAGCACGAGAGCTATCTGCACATCCGCGACGACGCGGGCCTGATCGAGGCCTGCCGGCGCTGCTTCGCCTCGATCTTCACCGACCGGGCGATCGTCTACCGGGCCAACAACGGCTTCGATCACTTCAAGGTCTACCTCTCCGTGGCCGTCATGCAGATGGTCCGCTCGGACGACGCGGCGAGCGGCGTCATCTTCACCCTCGACACCGAGAGCGGCTTCCGCGACGTGGTCTTCGTCACCGGCGCCTATGGCCTGGGCGAGAGCATCGTCCAGGGCAAGGTCGATCCGGACGAGTTCTACGTCCACAAACCGACCTTCCGGCAGGGCTATCGCAAGGTCCTCAAGCGCAGCCTCGGCTCTAAGGAGACCAAGCTCGCCTGGCGCGAGGAGCGCCGTGGCGCCGCCATCCAGACGGTGAAGATCGCCAAGGCCGAGCAGGCCGAGTTCTGCCTGGCCGACGAGGAGGTGCTCAAGCTCGCCGACGTCGCGATCCGGATCGAGGACCACTACTCCAAGCGCGGCGGCCACCCGATGCCGATGGACATCGAGTGGGCCAAGGACGACGTCAGCGGCCAGCTGTTCATCGTCCAGGCGCGGCCCGAGACCGTCGCCTCCCAGCGCGGGGCGGAGATCGAGACCTATCGTCTGACCGGCAAGGGCGAGGTGCTGGTCGCCGGCAAGGCGGTGGGCGAGAGGGTCGCGGCCGGCGCCGTGCGGGTCATCCGCAACGCCAGGGACCTCGAAGCCTTCCAGACCGGCGAGGTGCTGGTCGCCTCATCCACCAGCCCCGACTGGGAGCCGGTGATGAAGCGCGCCGCCGGCATCGTCACCGACCGCGGCGGGCGCACCTGCCACGCGGCCATCGTCGCGCGCGAACTCGGCGTTCCTGCGGTGGTAGGGACGGGGGACGCCACCGAGAAGCTGGCCCGCGGCGGCCGCGTCACCGTCTCCTGCGCCGAGGGCGATCAGGGCCATGTCTATCGCGGCGACGTGCCGTTCGAGGTCGAGCGGCTCTCGGCCAGGGACCTCGTCCAGCCGCAGACCCACGTGATGCTCAACCTCGCCCATCCGGACCTCGCCTTCCGCTCGGCCCTGCTGCCGAGCGCCGGGGTCGGTCTGGCGCGCCTCGAGTTCATCATCGGCGAGCAGATCGCCATGCACCCCATGGCCGCGGCCCATCCCGACCAGGTGATCTCGCCGCGCGACCGCACCACCATCGCCAAGCTCGCGGCGGGGTACGACACGCCGCGGGAATATTTCATCGACCAGCTGACCCAGGGCGCCGGGGTGATCGCCGCCGCCTTCTATCCGCGGCCGGTGATCGTGCGCCTGTCGGACTTCAAGACCAACGAGTACGCCCGCCTGCTCGGGGGCGCGGGCTTCGAGCCGCACGAGGAGAACCCCATGCTGGGCTTCCGCGGCGCGGCCCGCTACGCCCATCCGATGTACGCTGACGGCTTCGCGCTCGAGTGCGAGGCGCTGCGCCGGGTGCGCGCCGATCTCGGCCTCACCAACCTGAAGGTCATGGTGCCCTTCTGCCGCCGGGTGGACGAGGCGGAGCGGGTGCTCGCCGCCATGGCGGCGAACGGCCTGGTCCGCGGCGAGGCCGGGCTCGAGGTCTATGTGATGTGCGAGATCCCCAACAATGTCATCCAGATCGACGCCTTCGCCAAGCTGTTCGACGGCTTCTCCATCGGCTCCAACGACCTGACCCAGCTGACGCTCGGCGTCGATCGCGACTCCGAAGTCGTCGCCTTCGATTTCGACGAACGCGACCCCGGGGTGCTGGAGATGCTCCGCCTGGCGGTCGCCGGGGCCAAGCGCAACGGCCGCCACGTGGGCATCTGCGGCGAGGCGCCGGCCACCTATCCCGAGATCGCCGCCTTCCTCACCCAGATCGGCATCGAGTCGATGAGCGTGAACCCGCAGAGCCTGCCGAAGACCCTGGCGGTGGTGCGGGAGGCCGAGGCCAAGGCGCAGGCCGCCTAG
- a CDS encoding NAD(P)/FAD-dependent oxidoreductase: protein MTTPHIVVLGAGLGGSIAAFEIKDAVGQNARVTVVSQGDTFHFTPSNPWVAVRWRKRSAIEIDLPPVMARKGVDFTGVGARRVHPAENRIELNDGQSLAYDYLVIATGPDLAFDEIPGLGPAGETQSICHVAHAEKTAEAFEALVKTPGPIVVGAVQGASCFGPAYEFAMILDTELRRRKVRDRVPMTFVTSEPYIGHLGLDGVGDTKSMLESEFRDRYVKWITNARVVKAENGVMTVEEVAEDGSVKQTHELPFAFSMMLPAFRGVEALRGIEGLTNPRGFVVVDKNQRNPTYPNIFGLGVCVAIPPVGKTPVPVGVPKTGFMIESMVTAIAENLKALMEGKPATAEATWNAICLADFGDGGVAFVAQPQIPPRNVNWSAEGGWVHLAKVGFEKYFLSKVRRGESAPFYERLALDILGQKKLKGSRKEPA, encoded by the coding sequence ATGACTACGCCTCACATCGTCGTGCTCGGCGCCGGTCTCGGCGGCTCCATCGCCGCCTTCGAGATCAAGGACGCCGTCGGCCAGAACGCCAGGGTCACCGTGGTGAGCCAGGGCGACACCTTCCACTTCACCCCCTCGAACCCCTGGGTGGCCGTGCGCTGGCGAAAGCGCTCGGCGATCGAGATCGACCTGCCGCCGGTGATGGCCAGGAAGGGCGTCGACTTCACCGGCGTGGGCGCCAGGCGCGTTCATCCGGCCGAGAACCGGATCGAGCTCAACGACGGCCAGAGCCTCGCCTACGACTACCTCGTGATCGCCACCGGCCCGGACCTCGCCTTCGACGAGATTCCCGGTCTCGGCCCGGCGGGCGAGACCCAGTCCATCTGTCACGTGGCGCACGCGGAGAAAACCGCCGAGGCCTTCGAGGCGCTGGTGAAGACTCCCGGCCCGATCGTGGTCGGCGCGGTGCAGGGGGCGTCCTGCTTCGGCCCGGCCTACGAGTTCGCCATGATCCTCGACACCGAGCTGCGCCGCCGCAAGGTGCGCGACCGGGTGCCGATGACCTTCGTCACCTCGGAACCCTACATCGGCCACCTCGGCCTCGACGGCGTCGGCGACACCAAGTCCATGCTCGAGAGCGAGTTCCGCGACCGCTATGTGAAGTGGATCACCAACGCCCGCGTGGTGAAGGCCGAGAACGGCGTCATGACCGTCGAAGAGGTGGCCGAGGACGGCTCGGTCAAGCAGACCCACGAGCTGCCCTTTGCCTTCTCGATGATGCTGCCCGCCTTCCGTGGCGTCGAGGCGCTGCGCGGGATCGAGGGCCTGACCAACCCGCGGGGCTTCGTCGTCGTCGACAAGAACCAGCGCAATCCGACCTATCCCAACATCTTCGGCCTTGGCGTCTGCGTCGCCATCCCGCCGGTCGGCAAGACGCCGGTGCCGGTGGGCGTGCCCAAGACCGGCTTCATGATCGAGAGCATGGTCACCGCCATCGCCGAGAACCTGAAGGCGCTGATGGAGGGCAAGCCGGCGACCGCCGAGGCCACCTGGAACGCCATCTGCCTGGCCGACTTCGGCGACGGCGGCGTGGCCTTCGTCGCCCAGCCGCAGATCCCGCCGCGCAACGTCAACTGGTCGGCCGAGGGCGGCTGGGTCCACCTCGCCAAGGTCGGCTTCGAGAAATACTTCCTCAGCAAGGTCCGCCGCGGCGAGAGCGCCCCGTTCTACGAACGCCTGGCGCTCGACATCCTCGGCCAGAAGAAGCTCAAGGGCTCTCGGAAGGAACCCGCATGA
- a CDS encoding efflux RND transporter permease subunit codes for MNLGLSGRLAKATIASPLTPLFLLAAILVGLLATVTIAREEEPQISVPMVDIMVSAPGLKAQDGAELVAKPLETIVKSIDGVDHVYTQASDDQVMVTARFKVGQDADSAAIRVNEKIQNNIDRIPVGIPPAQVVVRGINDVPVVVLTLSPKPGAAGHWSDQALYDIASKLRTEVAKVDEVGLTFIVGGRPDEIRVEPDPARLSLRGVPLSAVIEAVRQADRSFPAGTLRDAGQAVDVAAGRSMTSPADVGLITVTSVNGEPVYLRDVANIVQAPRQDQAQVWRYAREGEGANAAWSQTPAVSLAIAKRAGANAVVVSKSILQRVEQLKGSLIPDSLEVNITRNYGETANEKANELLMHLGLATVSIVILIGFAIGWREAAVTAVVIPTTILLTLFASKMLGYTINRVSLFALIFSIGILVDDAIVMIENISRHWAMADGRSRREAAIDAVAEVGNPTVVATLTVVAALLPMLFVSGLMGPYMAPIPVNASAAMVFSFFVAVVIAPWLMVRFARQTLGGHEHGEGPLGRLYRRIAGRVIATRRSAWIFLLSVGAATLIACAMFATKTVTVKLLPFDNKSELQVVADLPEGTSLETTQRTLAAAAEVAKTLPEVVSLESYAGTASPFNFNGLVRHYFLRSKPEMGDLAVSLKPKGERKRASHAVALDLRQRLAKLPLPPGASLKVVEAPPGPPVLATMIAEVYGPTPEVRRTVAAEVEKLFHKVPYIVDVDDSYGQPRPKLRLTPDRDRLEYFGLKEGDVFDSIGAVMGGQTVGYAQRGGGRTPLEISVRLPQSDRSWTERLAATPVAVTAKDGSQRLVELGEVVSATREAGSYPIYRRDGRDAEMVTGELAGQYEAPIYGMLAVDKAIKDKTWVEAPKPDIRLHGQPADEAKPTVLWDGEWEITWVTFRDMGAAFGVAILGIYVLVVAQFKSFRLPLVILTPIPLTLVGIVLGHILFHAPFTATSMIGFIALAGIIVRNSILLVDFIRHSQGEGKALRDVLLEAGAIRFKPILLTALAAMIGAAVILFDPIFQGLAISLLFGLASSTLLTVLVIPAIYVVLRDDGRPAGGQAPALRDAA; via the coding sequence ATGAATCTGGGTCTCTCAGGCCGGCTCGCCAAAGCGACCATCGCCTCGCCCCTGACGCCGCTGTTCCTGCTGGCGGCGATCCTCGTCGGCCTGCTGGCCACGGTGACCATCGCGCGCGAGGAGGAGCCGCAGATCAGCGTGCCCATGGTCGACATCATGGTCAGCGCGCCGGGCCTGAAGGCCCAGGACGGCGCCGAGCTGGTGGCCAAGCCCCTGGAGACCATCGTCAAGAGCATCGACGGGGTCGACCACGTCTACACCCAGGCGAGCGACGACCAGGTGATGGTCACCGCCCGCTTCAAGGTCGGCCAGGACGCCGATTCCGCGGCGATCCGGGTGAACGAGAAGATCCAGAACAACATAGACCGCATCCCTGTTGGCATCCCACCGGCCCAGGTCGTGGTGCGCGGCATCAACGACGTGCCGGTGGTCGTCCTGACCCTTTCGCCCAAGCCCGGCGCGGCCGGACACTGGAGCGACCAGGCGCTCTATGACATCGCCAGCAAGCTGCGCACCGAAGTGGCCAAGGTCGACGAGGTGGGCCTGACCTTCATCGTCGGCGGCCGTCCGGACGAGATCCGCGTCGAGCCCGATCCTGCCCGCCTGTCGCTGCGCGGCGTGCCGCTGTCGGCGGTGATCGAGGCCGTACGCCAGGCCGACCGCAGCTTCCCCGCCGGCACGCTGCGCGACGCCGGCCAGGCGGTCGACGTCGCCGCCGGGCGCTCCATGACCTCGCCCGCCGATGTGGGCCTGATCACGGTCACCTCGGTGAACGGCGAGCCGGTCTATCTGCGCGACGTCGCCAACATCGTCCAGGCGCCGCGCCAGGACCAGGCGCAGGTCTGGCGCTACGCCCGCGAAGGCGAAGGCGCCAACGCCGCCTGGAGCCAGACGCCGGCCGTCAGCCTGGCGATCGCCAAGCGCGCCGGGGCCAATGCCGTGGTGGTCTCCAAGTCGATCCTGCAGCGCGTCGAGCAGCTGAAGGGCTCGCTGATCCCCGACAGCCTGGAGGTCAACATCACCCGCAACTACGGCGAGACGGCCAACGAGAAGGCCAACGAGCTGCTGATGCACCTGGGGCTCGCCACGGTCTCCATCGTCATTCTGATCGGCTTCGCCATCGGCTGGCGCGAGGCGGCGGTGACGGCCGTGGTGATCCCGACCACCATCCTGCTGACCCTCTTCGCCTCGAAGATGCTTGGCTACACGATCAACCGCGTCAGCCTGTTCGCCCTGATCTTCTCGATCGGCATCCTCGTGGACGACGCCATCGTGATGATCGAGAACATCTCGCGCCACTGGGCCATGGCCGACGGCCGCTCACGGCGCGAGGCGGCGATCGACGCCGTGGCCGAGGTGGGCAACCCGACCGTCGTAGCCACCCTGACCGTGGTCGCGGCCCTGCTGCCGATGCTGTTCGTCTCGGGCCTGATGGGCCCCTACATGGCGCCGATCCCGGTCAACGCCTCGGCGGCGATGGTCTTCTCCTTCTTCGTGGCGGTGGTGATCGCGCCCTGGCTGATGGTGCGCTTCGCCCGCCAGACGCTGGGCGGCCACGAACATGGCGAGGGTCCCCTGGGACGCCTCTACCGGCGCATCGCCGGCCGGGTGATCGCCACCCGCCGCTCGGCCTGGATCTTCCTGCTCAGCGTCGGGGCGGCGACCCTCATCGCCTGCGCCATGTTCGCCACCAAGACGGTGACGGTGAAGCTGCTGCCGTTCGACAACAAGTCGGAGCTGCAGGTGGTCGCCGACCTGCCCGAAGGGACGAGCCTGGAGACCACCCAGCGGACCCTCGCGGCCGCGGCCGAGGTCGCCAAGACCCTGCCCGAGGTGGTCTCGCTGGAGAGCTATGCCGGCACCGCCTCGCCCTTCAACTTCAACGGCCTGGTGCGCCACTACTTCCTGCGCTCGAAGCCCGAGATGGGCGACCTGGCGGTGAGCCTGAAGCCTAAGGGCGAGCGCAAGCGCGCCAGCCATGCGGTGGCCCTCGACCTGCGCCAGCGCCTCGCCAAGCTGCCCCTGCCGCCCGGCGCCTCCCTGAAGGTGGTCGAGGCGCCGCCGGGACCGCCGGTGCTCGCGACCATGATCGCCGAGGTCTACGGCCCGACGCCGGAAGTGCGCCGCACCGTGGCCGCCGAGGTGGAAAAGCTGTTCCACAAGGTGCCGTACATCGTCGACGTGGACGACAGCTACGGCCAGCCGCGGCCCAAGCTGCGGCTCACCCCGGACCGCGACCGGCTGGAATACTTCGGCCTGAAGGAAGGCGACGTGTTCGACTCGATCGGCGCGGTGATGGGCGGCCAGACCGTCGGCTACGCCCAGCGTGGCGGCGGCCGCACGCCGCTGGAGATCTCGGTGCGCCTGCCGCAGTCCGACCGCAGCTGGACCGAGCGGCTCGCCGCGACCCCGGTGGCTGTGACAGCCAAGGACGGCAGCCAGCGGCTGGTGGAGCTGGGCGAGGTGGTCAGCGCGACCCGCGAGGCCGGCTCCTATCCGATCTACCGCCGCGACGGCCGCGACGCCGAGATGGTCACCGGCGAACTCGCCGGCCAGTACGAGGCGCCGATCTACGGCATGCTGGCGGTCGACAAGGCGATCAAGGACAAGACCTGGGTCGAGGCTCCCAAGCCCGACATCCGCCTGCACGGCCAGCCGGCCGATGAGGCCAAGCCCACCGTCCTGTGGGACGGCGAGTGGGAGATCACCTGGGTGACCTTCCGCGACATGGGCGCGGCCTTCGGGGTGGCGATCCTCGGGATCTATGTGCTGGTGGTGGCGCAGTTCAAAAGCTTCCGCCTGCCGCTGGTCATCCTGACCCCCATCCCGCTGACGCTGGTGGGCATCGTCCTCGGCCACATCCTCTTCCACGCGCCGTTCACCGCGACCTCGATGATCGGCTTCATCGCGCTGGCGGGGATCATCGTGCGCAACTCGATCCTGCTGGTGGACTTCATCCGCCACAGCCAGGGCGAGGGCAAAGCCCTGCGCGACGTGCTGCTGGAGGCCGGGGCGATCCGCTTCAAGCCGATCCTGCTGACCGCCCTGGCGGCGATGATCGGGGCGGCGGTGATCCTGTTCGACCCGATCTTCCAGGGGCTGGCGATCTCCCTGCTGTTCGGCCTCGCCTCCTCCACCCTGCTGACCGTGCTGGTGATCCCGGCGATCTATGTGGTCCTGCGCGACGACGGCCGGCCGGCCGGCGGCCAGGCCCCGGCGCTGCGGGACGCGGCCTGA
- a CDS encoding ArsR/SmtB family transcription factor translates to MATLPTDTGATLPDPAQLEQLNDRAAQASRMLKLLASEQRLRILCRLGEGEASVNELAHYAGLAQAATSQHLAKLRAEHIVEVRREGQTIYYSLKDPAAVRMIDTLCEIYGPA, encoded by the coding sequence ATGGCCACCCTTCCGACCGACACCGGCGCCACCCTGCCCGATCCGGCGCAACTCGAGCAGCTCAACGACCGCGCCGCCCAGGCTTCGCGGATGCTGAAGCTGCTGGCCAGCGAGCAGCGTCTGCGGATCCTCTGCCGGCTCGGCGAGGGCGAGGCCTCGGTCAACGAGCTGGCGCACTATGCGGGGCTGGCGCAGGCGGCGACCTCTCAGCACCTCGCCAAGCTGCGCGCCGAGCACATCGTCGAGGTCCGCCGGGAGGGACAGACGATCTACTATTCGCTGAAGGATCCCGCCGCGGTGCGGATGATCGACACCCTCTGCGAGATCTACGGCCCGGCGTGA